Proteins from a single region of uncultured Cohaesibacter sp.:
- a CDS encoding cold-shock protein — MTVGTVKFFNSTKGYGFIAPDDGGKDAFVHISAVERAGLSGLDEGQKVSFELEAGRNGKVAAVNLQLVD; from the coding sequence ATGACTGTTGGCACCGTAAAATTCTTCAATTCCACCAAAGGCTACGGCTTTATTGCTCCTGACGATGGCGGCAAAGATGCGTTCGTTCACATCTCTGCTGTAGAGCGCGCTGGTCTCAGCGGTCTCGATGAAGGCCAGAAAGTTTCTTTCGAGCTCGAAGCTGGCCGTAACGGCAAAGTTGCTGCTGTCAATCTTCAGCTGGTCGACTAA
- a CDS encoding FadR/GntR family transcriptional regulator — translation MAKESASSEAPDMKQGRKLSHQLYEQIIRLILDTNLAVGDKLPTEARFCELFSVSRTVVREALERLKIDGIIASHQGRGSLLLKRPNRDVFTLTPVSSIAELQMFFEFRQVIEGETAAFAAQRHNNSDLQKLEAALDAIDAAFARQQRAVEEDLAFHFAVAEAARNKFLQATIEASRSEFLKGMRFARELTIKYSEERGMILQTEHRAILTAIRNRDSEGARSAMITHIARTRDRVFTGTT, via the coding sequence ATGGCTAAAGAAAGCGCATCCTCAGAAGCGCCGGACATGAAACAGGGACGCAAACTGAGTCATCAGCTTTACGAGCAGATCATACGGCTGATCCTTGATACAAACCTAGCGGTGGGAGACAAGCTCCCCACCGAAGCGCGATTCTGCGAGCTCTTTTCTGTCTCGCGAACCGTCGTGCGCGAAGCACTTGAGCGACTGAAGATCGACGGCATCATCGCCTCTCATCAGGGTCGAGGCAGCCTCCTGCTGAAACGACCCAACCGCGATGTCTTCACTCTGACACCGGTGAGCAGCATTGCCGAACTGCAAATGTTTTTCGAATTTCGTCAGGTTATAGAAGGCGAAACGGCGGCGTTCGCCGCCCAGCGTCACAACAACAGCGATCTGCAGAAGCTTGAAGCAGCCCTTGATGCCATCGATGCCGCTTTCGCCCGTCAGCAACGGGCCGTCGAAGAGGATCTGGCCTTCCACTTCGCCGTGGCAGAAGCCGCGCGCAACAAGTTTCTGCAGGCTACGATCGAGGCATCGCGCAGCGAGTTTCTCAAGGGGATGCGATTCGCTCGGGAGCTGACCATCAAATATTCGGAAGAACGCGGCATGATCCTGCAGACCGAGCATCGCGCCATTCTGACCGCCATCCGAAACAGAGACTCAGAAGGCGCCCGCTCCGCCATGATCACCCACATCGCCCGCACGCGCGACCGCGTCTTCACCGGCACCACCTGA